Genomic DNA from Amycolatopsis alba DSM 44262:
CCGACCTATGACGCGGGCCCGTTCTACAAGCAGTCCGTGACCGACCATTACTCGCGGATCGTGCACGAGCAGATGGTCGACGGCAAGGCGTACGGATTCGCCTTCGACGACGTCGGGCACTTCGAGTCGCTGGTGCACGACGGGGACCCGCGTACCGCGCGGATCACCCTGACGGCCTTCTGAGACTGAGTGTGTGGATTTCGGTGCGTTGGACGCGCAGAAATCCACACGGTCCCGCGTGACAGGTCTTGTCATGACGGGTGTGTGGAGACAGGGACGTTCACCGTCCCTGTCTCCACACACCCCTCACTTCCAGTGACGAGCCCCGACCGCCGACAGTTCAGGGGTGTGGGCACGCGCCAGCTCCTCCGGCGTGTACCGCACGCAGTTCCGGTGCCATTCCAGGATTCCGGCCATCCAGTCCTTCAGGTGCTCCGCGTACCTCGTCACCGCCGCGCGGACGTCGTCGTCGAGCCCGAGGTCGTCGCACATCCGCGGCAGGTCCTCGTCGGCGAGCTGCTCGAACTGCTCCAGGCGCGCGTTCATCAGCCGTGCGGTGATGTCGCGGGCCTCGTCCCGGCCCACCGCGAGGAACCGTTCGACGACGTAGACGAGGTTGTGCACCTCGCCCTCGTATTCGATCTCCTTCTGGTACGAGAACAGGTCGTTGGAGAAGGCCGCGTAGTCCTGCGCCGCGGTGTCGAGCTCGAACAGCACGCGATTCTGGCGAAGCTCCGGCGGCACGACGTCGCCGAGTTCGAGGAGCGCGAGACTCTTCGTCAAGTCCGACCCGAACGTCCGCCGCCGCATCTCCACGTAGTCGACCGGGTCGGGGACCCGGTTCTGCGCCCGGTTCGCCACCTCCCAGACCCAGCTCGCGGTCATGCTCTCGATCGCCCGCCGGAACTCGGCACGTGAGTACGGCGGCAGCGGCCCGGCCGTGCGGTCCCACAGATCGACGAGCCCTCGCTCGAGCGCGCCCGACGGCTTCGGCACCGGCTCGCCGTCGAGCGGCATGAACAGGGAAAGCCGGTCACTGCACAGTTTCGCGGCCACCGGATCCCGCTTCGTCCCGAACGCCGCGGGGAAGTAGTCGTCGGCGTAAGTGCCCCAGGTGAGCCAGTCCGTCGACAGTTTCAGCCGTTCGAAGTCCGCGTCCGCGTCGATCATCGCGGCGCAGTACGCCAGGTCGATACCGCGGCACCGGCGCTCGTCCCAGAGCCCGTCGTCGAACATCCCCATCTCCTTCGCCCAGCCCGGCGCGTACTCGCGGGCGGCGGCCAGATGCGGGCTGGTGCGGACGGGGTACGGCATGCGGAACTCCGGCAGCGGCAGGTGTCCCACCTTCGCGAACGGCGCGGGTGCCTGCTGCCGGATCCGGCGGCCCAGCCCCAGCCGGTTCGGGGAGAGCCACGGCGACCCGGCGCTCTCTTTCATGTACCGGCTCGACCGCCGGTGCCATTCGTGACCGCCGGACTGCCAGTCCTGCAGGCCCTTGACATACAGGCCGACCGCGATCTGCTCGGGCAGCGAGACGTCGTGTTCGACCAGCGACGCGGGCACCTCGAAGAGCGCGGTGTTCTCGAACTGCTGCAGCCGCGAGGTCAGCAGGTCGTTGGTGAGTTCGGCGGCGTCCTGCGTCGAGCGGCCGAGGAACTTCTCGAAGACGAGGACGGCGTTGGAGTTCTCCCCCTCTTCGCGCACTTCACGTTGGTAGGAAAAGAGATCGTTGCGAAGGTGGACGGCGTCGGCGAAGGTGTCGCGCAGGACTTCCATCGGCCTGGTCGCCGCGATCCTGTCCGGCACTTCGGCGCCGACGGCGTACTCGATCAGGTTCGCCGACCACGGCGCTCCACCGACCCGTCGGCGCATCTGGATGTATTCGATGGGGTTCGCGATCCGGCCGCGGTCGATGTTGTCCAGTTCCCAGAGCGATTCGACCATCAGGTTGTGCGTGCTGGTGACGAAACGCCGTCGCCAGGCTTCCGACATCGAGGGAATGGTACGCGCCCAAAGGTCCTTGAGCCCGGCTTCGGCCGGATTCCCCGGTTCCGGCGCTGTTTCGCCCGGCCCGGTCATGAACAGTTCCAGGCGGTCCAAATAGGCCTTCGCACCTTCGGTGTTCCGCGTGTACTTGAATTGCGCGAGGAAATCGTCGTCGAAGAAGAACACCCACACGTACCAGTCCGTGACCAGATCGAGGGACGGCCCGTCACAGTCCGGATGGGTGTGCGCGCAGAGCAACGCGTAGTCCATTTTCGCCAGCGCCTGCTCGGTCCACACGACGTCCCCGGACGGTGCGGGCGAATCGAGCATTCCCATCCGCCTCGCCCAGGCCATACTGTGCGCCCGCGCCGCTTCGAGGTGCGGATTCATCCTGGCCGGATACGGCACGTAGAACTCGGGCAAGGTGAAAGCCTGCATCTGCGATTGCCTCCCGTGCCGGTGTCGGATCCGTCCCGACGTTTCCAGCACAGCGCGGTGCCGGGCAACGGCCACCCGAGCGATTCGGCGCACCAAGGAGTGAATCAGCGCCAGAGGGACGCCGAGTCGACATACGGCGCGAGTAATCCGGTCAAGACCGCGTCGCCGTTTCCGTTCAGTTCGTCTTCGGCGATCCGGCGGGCGACACCGACCAGGAAATCGGCGACCTGGACACGGGGATCCGTCCGCGAATCCACGAATTCCAGCCCGGCCAGCCCCGGACTGGCCTCGATCCGGGCGAGCCGTTCGCCCTTGAGCGACGGTTGTTCGTCGTGGACGAGGTAAACCCGCTCCCCGCCCGCGCTCCAATGCTCGACGGCGCGGAGGATCGCGGGCACCAGCGGATCGAGGATCTTGGCGTCACGCGACTCGGCGACCTTCGCCCGCAGTTCCGCGGTGTCGCCTGCCATCGCGAAGAACGACCCCGCCGCCGGATCCCGGCGGTTGCGGGTCCGCAGCACGTCGTTGAACGCGGCGAGGACTTCGTCGTCCGGCGGGACGGCCCGGCCGACGAGGGCACGGAGTTCGTTCGCCAGCAGCAGTTTCTTGTCCACGAGGTACACCTGAGCCCGCCCGTGGACCGGGCCGAGCGGGCCGAGGAACCATTCGAGGACCCGCCGGTGCTTCGTGCGGAGCAGATGGTTGGCCTTGTACTCGACCGCCGGGGAGCGGATCCTGCGCCGCAGTTCCTTCAGGCAGCCCGCGGCCTCTTCGGCGCTCAGCCGGACCCCCGCGTGCGCGAACACGTCGGTCTGCCCGCCGATCAGTTTCTCGCCCTCGGACCCGGACTCGTCGCAAGCGATCTCCAGGGTCACACGCGGATCCTGCCTGATCGCGCGGGCCGCGTCGACCTGGTTACGCGGGCTCTGGCAGCGGCTCACCGGTTTCGAGCAGCGTCTTGAGGCTCGACAGGATCGACGGCCAGCCGCCCTTGACCATCTCCAGCGCGGTGCTGCCCTGGTCGAATCCGTCGTGCACGACGGTCAGCTTCACCGTGTCGCCGACCGGTTCGAGGTCGAAGGTCACTTTCGACCTCGACTCGGACTGGAGCTTCGCCGACACGTCGTCGTCGAGGCCGACCGACTTGCCGAACTCCGGGGTGAAGGTGTGCCACGTGTAGGACAGCCGCCGGTACGGATCCGATTCCAGTACGACCTGTTCGGCGTCTTCCAGTCGCACGCCGAGCTGGTCCCAGGCCATCGTGGACCCCGGCTTCCAGTCCGAAGTGAACTCGCATCCCCAGTACCGCTTGGTGAAGACCGGATCGGTCAGCGCCTGCCAAAGCCGCTCCGGTGTCGTCTTGATGTAGCTGGTGTAGACGAATTCGTCGGTACCCATGGGTTCCTGCTCCAATGCCTTCTTGAGGTCGGTGAGCGCCTCGACCCGGCCCTGGTGGTACCGGTCGATCCAGCGCTCGGCGATCGCGTTGATCGGCTCCGCGTTCACGTAGTGCAGCTTTTCGCGACCACGCCACACCGTGGTCACCAGATTGGCCGCCTCCAGCACGGCCAGATGCTTGCTGACCGACTGCCGCGCCATGTCCAGCCCCGCGCACAGTTCACGCAGGGTCTGGCCGTTGCGGGCGTTCAGATCGTCGAGCAACCGGCGGCGGCTGGCGTCCGCCAGCGCCTTGAACACCTCGTCCATGTCGCTCTCCCCGATATGCAGCCTTCCAGCTGCCTTTCACTTTAGGCAGCCTTGTGGCTGCATGTCAACTCAGGCATCGCCGAGTTCGAGCCCCCACCCGGCTTCGTGCGGGATCCCGCCGCGGGCGGCGGCCTGTTCGGCCAGTCCCGCCACCCGGCCCACCGGAACCGGGATCGCGACGGGCACGGCCGTCTGGAGCGCCGTCGACGGCTGCCACCGGCACGACCAGGCATCGGCCCGCGGCTTCTCGCAAACCGACTGCGGGTAGTACAGCTCGTCCGCCTTGAGGAAGGCGAACACCTGGTACCCGGCGGGTACGGTGCCGGCGACGGATCTGGTGACCGGCGGCACCGCCACCACGAGCCCGGCGGGCGGCGACGGGACCGGCGGAGCGGCCGCCTGCGGAGCGGCCGGTGAACCGCCGACGAGGACGCCGAGCAGGAACACCGCCGTCAGCACCGCGATGGCGGCGACCGCGAGGATCAGGGGCAGGTGCCGGACTCGTTTCGCCCGCTGAGCCAGCCGCGAGGGGGTCTGGGCCCGGTTCGGGTCTTCGTTCACCCACCGGTCGAACACGGCACCGAGGGCGTCCATCGGGTTGCGTTTCTCCACGTCCCGCGCCAACAGCCGGGAGAACCGCCCCGACCGGCCCTGAGCGATGTACGCCTTCGCGTGTTTCAGCGCCACCGCGTCTTCGAGATCCGAAAAGGACTTCCCGTACATGATCTCGAGCAGCCGGGATTCGAGGTCCCGGACGAGGTCGTTTTCGACGAGCGCCGTCAGTGTGTCCACCGTGCGCACATCCAGTTCGTTCCGCACCTCCTGCCGGATGTGCTGCAGCTGGCACGGTGCGCTCAGCCGGTCCAGCTCGGCGCCGAATTCCGCGAGCGACCTGGCCCGCAGCAGCCCGGCGGTTTTTCCGGCCGAGGGTTCCTGGCGGCGGCGCGCGGGTTGAGCAGACGGCCGCGGCTCGGGACCTGTGCTTTCGATTCTCTTCCACGGCACCGGCTTGTCACTCTCCCGGACGGCCATCACCTGTTCGGGTGGCGGCTGTGTCTTGATAAACCTGTCGAGGATCAGGCGCGCTTCGTCCGCGTATACCCCCTCGCCGTCGTCCCGCACCAGATCGACGACGACC
This window encodes:
- a CDS encoding terpene synthase family protein is translated as MQAFTLPEFYVPYPARMNPHLEAARAHSMAWARRMGMLDSPAPSGDVVWTEQALAKMDYALLCAHTHPDCDGPSLDLVTDWYVWVFFFDDDFLAQFKYTRNTEGAKAYLDRLELFMTGPGETAPEPGNPAEAGLKDLWARTIPSMSEAWRRRFVTSTHNLMVESLWELDNIDRGRIANPIEYIQMRRRVGGAPWSANLIEYAVGAEVPDRIAATRPMEVLRDTFADAVHLRNDLFSYQREVREEGENSNAVLVFEKFLGRSTQDAAELTNDLLTSRLQQFENTALFEVPASLVEHDVSLPEQIAVGLYVKGLQDWQSGGHEWHRRSSRYMKESAGSPWLSPNRLGLGRRIRQQAPAPFAKVGHLPLPEFRMPYPVRTSPHLAAAREYAPGWAKEMGMFDDGLWDERRCRGIDLAYCAAMIDADADFERLKLSTDWLTWGTYADDYFPAAFGTKRDPVAAKLCSDRLSLFMPLDGEPVPKPSGALERGLVDLWDRTAGPLPPYSRAEFRRAIESMTASWVWEVANRAQNRVPDPVDYVEMRRRTFGSDLTKSLALLELGDVVPPELRQNRVLFELDTAAQDYAAFSNDLFSYQKEIEYEGEVHNLVYVVERFLAVGRDEARDITARLMNARLEQFEQLADEDLPRMCDDLGLDDDVRAAVTRYAEHLKDWMAGILEWHRNCVRYTPEELARAHTPELSAVGARHWK
- a CDS encoding DUF3800 domain-containing protein, whose protein sequence is MTLEIACDESGSEGEKLIGGQTDVFAHAGVRLSAEEAAGCLKELRRRIRSPAVEYKANHLLRTKHRRVLEWFLGPLGPVHGRAQVYLVDKKLLLANELRALVGRAVPPDDEVLAAFNDVLRTRNRRDPAAGSFFAMAGDTAELRAKVAESRDAKILDPLVPAILRAVEHWSAGGERVYLVHDEQPSLKGERLARIEASPGLAGLEFVDSRTDPRVQVADFLVGVARRIAEDELNGNGDAVLTGLLAPYVDSASLWR
- a CDS encoding ArsR/SmtB family transcription factor, which gives rise to MDEVFKALADASRRRLLDDLNARNGQTLRELCAGLDMARQSVSKHLAVLEAANLVTTVWRGREKLHYVNAEPINAIAERWIDRYHQGRVEALTDLKKALEQEPMGTDEFVYTSYIKTTPERLWQALTDPVFTKRYWGCEFTSDWKPGSTMAWDQLGVRLEDAEQVVLESDPYRRLSYTWHTFTPEFGKSVGLDDDVSAKLQSESRSKVTFDLEPVGDTVKLTVVHDGFDQGSTALEMVKGGWPSILSSLKTLLETGEPLPEPA